A stretch of the Candidatus Zixiibacteriota bacterium genome encodes the following:
- a CDS encoding DUF4430 domain-containing protein, translating to MTFLRYYLMLVLIAVSIIIGCGQEDKDGARSDTRDTLGTAAATDSIVFEMPGADSVTVFELLRQSHEVQFVQTAAGVFVKSIDSIENSATHFWIYSVDDTVAMVAADDYITSDSDIVRWHYRKMSP from the coding sequence ATGACATTTTTGAGATACTACCTGATGCTTGTGCTCATCGCCGTTTCGATTATCATCGGCTGCGGCCAAGAAGATAAAGACGGCGCCAGGTCGGACACGCGGGATACCTTGGGCACAGCCGCCGCAACCGACAGTATCGTGTTCGAAATGCCGGGGGCCGATTCGGTTACCGTGTTCGAACTGCTGCGACAGTCACATGAAGTCCAGTTTGTTCAAACCGCAGCCGGCGTCTTCGTAAAGAGCATCGACTCAATTGAAAACAGTGCCACTCATTTCTGGATCTACTCTGTCGATGACACGGTGGCTATGGTGGCGGCCGATGATTATATCACCTCCGACAGTGATATCGTCAGATGGCATTACCGCAAAATGAGCCCTTGA
- the kdsA gene encoding 3-deoxy-8-phosphooctulonate synthase has product MSNGTMQKIERGEFFLLAGPCVIESREICFEIADKVKSLCEKAGLPYVFKASYQKANRLSATSFTGPGMETGLEILGELKSRFDLPILTDIHETDQIPEAARVADILQIPAFLSRQTDLVRQAGQTGKWVNIKKGQFLAPEDMAKIAEKAESKKVMLTERGTTFGYRNLVVDFRSLMIMKETGYPVVFDATHSLQLPGGGGGVSTGQPEYIIPMAKAAAAIGIDGLFVETHPKPAEALSDASAMLPLDKMEELLNSVLKIRKAR; this is encoded by the coding sequence ATGTCCAACGGCACAATGCAAAAGATCGAACGGGGTGAGTTTTTCCTCCTCGCCGGACCCTGCGTAATAGAATCCCGGGAAATTTGTTTTGAAATCGCCGATAAGGTCAAGTCTCTCTGCGAGAAAGCGGGCCTGCCTTATGTTTTCAAGGCATCCTACCAAAAGGCTAATCGCCTTTCGGCGACCTCATTCACGGGTCCGGGCATGGAGACTGGTCTCGAAATTCTCGGCGAGTTGAAAAGCCGGTTTGATCTTCCGATACTCACCGACATCCATGAAACCGATCAAATCCCGGAAGCAGCCCGGGTTGCTGACATCCTCCAAATTCCAGCCTTCCTAAGCCGCCAGACCGACCTGGTGAGGCAAGCCGGGCAGACCGGCAAATGGGTCAACATCAAAAAAGGGCAGTTTCTGGCCCCCGAAGACATGGCCAAAATAGCTGAAAAGGCCGAGTCGAAAAAAGTAATGCTCACCGAGCGCGGCACTACCTTCGGATACCGCAACCTCGTTGTCGATTTCCGCTCTCTGATGATAATGAAAGAGACCGGCTATCCGGTCGTTTTCGACGCTACCCACTCGCTGCAGCTTCCGGGTGGAGGCGGCGGTGTTTCCACCGGCCAGCCGGAATATATCATCCCGATGGCCAAGGCCGCCGCCGCGATTGGTATCGATGGTCTCTTCGTTGAGACTCACCCGAAACCGGCCGAGGCCCTGTCCGATGCCAGCGCCATGTTGCCGCTGGACAAAATGGAAGAGCTGCTGAATTCCGTCTTGAAAATCAGAAAGGCACGTTAA
- a CDS encoding HAD hydrolase family protein: protein MPKLTLEQLKEKLRRIKLLALDVDGVLTDDSLFFGPDGFELKRFNISDGLYIVLAMRSGLEIAIVSGRYSPATDTRMKDLGVKHILQGMKDKVEMITPLVKELDLTFDDIAFVGNEILDIKLAKLASVGIAVADSSPDMLDAADFVTEKNGGEGAVREVIEYYFEANNIDPKEFLI, encoded by the coding sequence ATGCCAAAACTCACCCTCGAGCAGCTCAAGGAAAAGCTGAGAAGGATAAAATTGCTGGCTCTTGATGTCGATGGTGTCCTGACCGACGACAGCCTGTTTTTCGGCCCCGATGGATTCGAGCTGAAGCGGTTTAATATATCCGATGGTCTCTATATAGTTCTGGCGATGCGCAGCGGACTCGAGATCGCTATCGTGTCAGGAAGATATTCACCGGCCACTGATACCCGCATGAAAGACCTCGGTGTGAAACACATTCTTCAGGGAATGAAGGATAAAGTCGAGATGATAACGCCGCTGGTTAAGGAGCTTGACCTTACGTTCGATGACATCGCTTTTGTCGGCAATGAGATCCTTGATATCAAACTGGCAAAGCTGGCTTCGGTCGGAATCGCCGTTGCCGACTCCAGTCCGGATATGCTTGATGCCGCCGATTTTGTCACCGAAAAAAATGGTGGCGAAGGAGCCGTGCGGGAGGTCATCGAATACTATTTTGAGGCGAATAATATCGATCCCAAGGAGTTTTTGATATGA
- a CDS encoding KpsF/GutQ family sugar-phosphate isomerase: MNEWRDVAREVIRTEAEAVASLAERLNGNFDRAVEAILKCQGRVIVAGMGKSGLIGKKIAATFNSTGIASFFLHPAEAMHGDLGLIRQEDILMPISKSGVLEEMELLIAAARRLDITVIALCGTVDSELYRRADIPLDCSVVREACPNNLVPTSSSTAAMVMGDALAVALLQARNFGASDFASLHPGGFLGKRLLKKVGELHHTGEQLPLVPSTASMKEMIFEMTGKRLGCVVMRDDNGKVGGIFTDGDLRRLAEKTDDFFRLKAADVMIKNPKSVFVDAVLDTALAIMEKHSITQLPTVNRDGTLAGIIHLHDILKSKLV, translated from the coding sequence ATGAACGAGTGGAGGGATGTCGCAAGGGAGGTCATTCGCACCGAAGCCGAAGCGGTAGCCTCGCTGGCCGAACGCCTCAACGGAAATTTCGACCGCGCTGTCGAGGCAATTCTCAAGTGCCAGGGGAGAGTCATTGTCGCCGGAATGGGTAAGTCCGGCCTTATCGGCAAGAAAATCGCCGCGACCTTTAACTCCACCGGTATCGCCTCTTTCTTTTTGCACCCGGCTGAAGCTATGCACGGCGACCTGGGTCTGATTCGCCAGGAAGACATCCTGATGCCTATATCCAAATCGGGTGTTCTCGAAGAAATGGAATTGCTCATAGCCGCCGCCCGAAGACTCGATATTACTGTCATCGCCCTGTGCGGCACGGTGGACTCGGAACTCTACCGGCGAGCCGATATTCCGCTGGATTGCTCGGTGGTTCGTGAGGCCTGCCCCAATAATCTCGTCCCTACCTCGTCATCGACGGCGGCAATGGTGATGGGCGACGCTCTCGCGGTCGCTCTGCTTCAAGCCCGAAACTTCGGAGCCTCCGACTTCGCCAGCCTGCATCCGGGCGGTTTTCTCGGTAAACGTCTTTTGAAAAAAGTCGGCGAGCTGCACCACACCGGTGAACAGTTGCCTCTGGTGCCATCCACCGCCTCGATGAAAGAGATGATTTTCGAAATGACCGGTAAACGCCTCGGTTGTGTCGTGATGCGCGATGACAACGGCAAGGTTGGCGGGATTTTCACCGATGGCGACCTGAGAAGGTTGGCGGAAAAAACCGATGACTTCTTCCGGCTTAAAGCCGCTGATGTTATGATCAAAAACCCGAAGTCGGTCTTTGTCGATGCCGTACTGGATACCGCCCTGGCTATCATGGAGAAACACTCGATAACACAGCTTCCGACTGTCAACCGCGATGGCACCCTGGCGGGCATAATCCATCTCCACGATATCCTCAAGTCCAAACTGGTTTGA
- the lptC gene encoding LPS export ABC transporter periplasmic protein LptC, producing the protein MMRLSKIHILVVLLAALILTGCSNDSGKTSNVASAEDSLTRPDSEVSGAKIYLYDRGQVTSAIVSEKIIKFEEIDSTMAYQLDIDIFDSTGHVSTQVVGDSGIIRENRGVINIYGNVVVITDDSTKLETEYLWWDSNTDRIKTDAFVRITRGEDIITGWGLDADNRLKDFKILSQVSGTIEDPEKLQE; encoded by the coding sequence ATGATGAGATTGTCAAAAATACATATTCTTGTGGTGCTTCTGGCCGCTTTGATTCTGACCGGGTGTAGCAATGATAGCGGAAAGACATCTAACGTCGCCAGTGCCGAAGACAGCCTGACCAGGCCCGATTCTGAAGTTTCCGGCGCGAAGATTTACCTGTACGACCGTGGCCAGGTGACCAGCGCTATCGTGTCCGAAAAGATCATAAAGTTTGAGGAAATAGATTCCACCATGGCCTACCAACTCGATATCGACATTTTCGATTCCACCGGCCATGTGTCAACCCAGGTGGTCGGGGACTCCGGTATTATTCGGGAGAATAGAGGAGTCATCAATATTTACGGCAATGTTGTTGTTATCACCGATGATAGCACCAAACTCGAGACCGAATATCTCTGGTGGGATTCCAATACCGACCGAATCAAAACCGACGCGTTTGTGCGCATTACAAGGGGAGAGGATATCATAACCGGTTGGGGGCTCGATGCCGACAATCGACTCAAAGATTTCAAGATTCTTTCCCAGGTCTCCGGAACTATAGAAGACCCTGAAAAACTTCAGGAGTAG
- a CDS encoding helix-hairpin-helix domain-containing protein, with the protein MNRFFDFTSKQLKFLALLAATALVMGGYLLIKAYANQPPQSLSFEVIIGEDQQKFTGIFVLDPNDAPADSLELLPGIGKVLADRIIAYRQHNRFEKEIDITEVNGIGPKLYERIKPYLRVKKY; encoded by the coding sequence ATGAACCGATTTTTCGACTTCACATCCAAACAACTCAAATTTTTGGCGCTTCTTGCTGCCACGGCTCTGGTCATGGGCGGATATCTGCTTATAAAAGCCTATGCCAATCAGCCCCCGCAGTCGCTTTCGTTCGAGGTTATTATTGGTGAAGACCAGCAGAAGTTTACCGGCATTTTTGTCCTGGATCCCAATGATGCCCCCGCCGATTCGCTGGAACTGCTTCCGGGCATTGGCAAGGTACTAGCCGACCGAATAATAGCCTACCGGCAGCACAACCGGTTCGAAAAAGAGATCGATATCACCGAGGTGAACGGAATCGGTCCCAAGCTCTATGAGCGTATTAAACCATACCTCCGGGTGAAAAAGTAT